In Misgurnus anguillicaudatus chromosome 14, ASM2758022v2, whole genome shotgun sequence, the genomic window TTGGTCGGTATTGTGGGCACCAGCTCTTTCAGTTTGCTGTAGCAGCTGTTCATGTCCTGAAGAAACATGGTCATCTGCTCGTCCAGTAGCGGAATCTTGCATTTGTTGATGGTCAGGCTCTGGTCGGAGAGACACCGGACGACATCTTCGCCGCCGACTTTGCTCTTCAGAGCGCAGGTAGGTCCCACAACTTTCATGTTGGCCGTTGTTGTTGTAAAAGTGACAATTAAGTCGAAGTTGAAGCAACAAGCTCGTACTCCTTTAGGATATCGCGTCGTCGAGTTTGCGATGACAGTTCACCACATGCTCCAGTGCGAAGTTGTTCGGTATTTATGCGATGTGAGGACTTGTGGGCGTGCACCAAACGCTCGTGTTTGTAGGCTTGGACCA contains:
- the id1 gene encoding DNA-binding protein inhibitor ID-1, which encodes MKVVGPTCALKSKVGGEDVVRCLSDQSLTINKCKIPLLDEQMTMFLQDMNSCYSKLKELVPTIPTNKKASKVEILQHVIDYIWDLQVELDEPGKRNQNSAPRTPLTTLNAELASITVENGCSDDRIMCR